One Channa argus isolate prfri chromosome 15, Channa argus male v1.0, whole genome shotgun sequence DNA segment encodes these proteins:
- the gaa gene encoding lysosomal alpha-glucosidase isoform X1, with protein sequence MGLLSVLTAPVVILAFALCLNAKHLFNHETTLVRSVRAKQHDLTAHERLANNNPANPQNSVRAKGPDSESSQEADIFKDNKCDVAPESRFDCGRDRLLSQKECEERGCCYVPLPDSAGPPWCFYPSVYPGYKMSPLTPTTRGQAATLTRDNPSYLPRDISTLSLEVTEEPAGCLHLILKDPSSPRYEVKLPAGVPQHKPGNRDSLYTTEYQSDPFGVIVRRKSSGKVIMNTTVAPLLFADQYLQLSTTLASPLVSGLGEHYTSLRLDLNWTSLTLWNRDIAPHADANLYGSHPFYIVQEGDGLAHGVFLLNSNAVEVMLQPTPALTWVTTGGILDLYIFMGPDAQSVVRQYLQVIGYPMMPPYWSLGFHLCRWGYTTTNITRSVAQRMHIANFPMDTQWNDLDYADKRRVFTFDPWRFGDLPNMVEEFHKRGMKYILILDPGISSSSPPGTYPPFDDGVKRDVFIKNATGQLLIGKVWPGPTAFPDFTNPETREWWEDCIREFYSKVPVDGLWIDMNEPASFVQGSVDGCPDTDLEKPPYTPRVVGGQLNSGTLCMSAQQKLSTHYNLHNMYGLMEAYATHSTLMKVRGKRPFVLSRSSYPGIGSFSGVWTGDVRSDWEQLRYSIPAVLQFSLFGVPLVGADICGFGGNTTEELCVRWMQLGAFYPFMRNHNDKPNAPQEPYVFGQKAQAAMRNVLNLRYSLLPFLYTLFHHAHTSADTVARPLFMEFPTDHNCQTIDQQFLWGSSLLISPVLKQGAVEVTAYLPPGTWYSLLDGKPFHSKGQYVILSAPLDTINIHVREGHILPQQEPALTTTASRRNPFFLTVALSAGGLAWGNLFWDDGNSLDTYETGNYCYVTFFAGQSQLVSDPLRLNGVLDDLVLGGMRVFGVRSPPRYVLANGEEVREFVYHSDTEVLIVTSLALPMSKVFTVQWVL encoded by the exons ATGGGTCTGTTATCTGTTTTGACTGCACCTGTTGTCATTCTAgcatttgctttgtgtttgaaTGCCAAGCATTTGTTTAACCATGAAACCACACTGGTCCGATCAGTCCGGGCTAAGCAACATGATCTCACAGCACATGAACGTTTGGCCAACAATAATCCAGCAAATCCACAAAATTCAGTAAGAGCAAAGGGACCTGACTCAGAAAGCTCACAAGAGGCTGATATTTTCAAGGATAATAAATGCGACGTGGCTCCAGAGAGTCGATTTGACTGTGGCAGAGACAGGCTTCTCAGTCAGAAAGAGTGTGAGGAGAGGGGATGCTGCTATGTCCCACTaccagactctgctggaccACCTTGGTGCTTTTACCCCAGTGTGTACCCTGGCTACAAAATGAGTCCCCTTACTCCCACGACACGGGGCCAGGCTGCCACTCTGACGCGTGACAACCCTTCTTATCTCCCCAGAGATATCTCTACTCTAAGCTTAGAAGTCACTGAGGAGCCTGCAGGTTGCCTGCACCTTATT TTGAAGGACCCATCATCGCCACGATATGAAGTTAAGCTTCCAGCCGGTGTTCCTCAGCACAAACCCGGTAACCGTGACTCACTCTACACTACTGAATACCAGTCTGACCCATTTGGCGTCATAGTGCGGCGGAAGTCCAGTGGGAAAGTAAT TATGAATACCACAGTAGCTCCCCTACTGTTTGCTGACCAGTACCTGCAGCTGTCTACCACATTGGCCTCTCCCCTAGTGTCTGGCCTTGGGGAGCATTACACTTCCCTTCGTCTGGACCTTAACTGGACTTCTCTGACTTTGTGGAACAGAGACATAGCACCTCAT GCCGATGCCAACCTCTATGGCTCACATCCATTCTACATTGTACAGGAGGGGGATGGCCTGGCTCATGGAGTTTTCCTTCTCAATAGCAATGCAGTTG AGGTGATGTTGCAGCCGACTCCAGCTCTCACCTGGGTGACTACTGGTGGAATACTGGACCTGTACATTTTCATGGGTCCTGACGCTCAAAGTGTTGTACGACAGTACCTTCAGGTCattg GCTATCCTATGATGCCTCCCTATTGGTCACTGGGCTTTCATCTGTGCCGTTGGGGATACACAACCACAAATATAACACGCAGCGTTGCACAACGCATGCACATTGCCAACTTTCCCATG GATACGCAGTGGAATGATCTGGACTATGCAGATAAGCGCAGGGTTTTTACCTTCGATCCCTGGCGGTTTGGGGACCTCCCAAACATGGTGGAGGAATTCCATAAGAGAGGCATGAAGTACATCCTTATTCTG GACCCAggaatcagcagcagcagtcctcCTGGAACTTATCCTCCTTTTGATGATGGAGTTAAACGTGATGTCTTCATTAAAAACGCTACAGGACAGCTCCTGATAGGGAAG GTTTGGCCTGGCCCAACAGCCTTTCCTGACTTCACCAACCCAGAAACCAGAGAGTGGTGGGAGGACTGCATCAGAGAGTTTTATTCTAAAGTTCCTGTTGACGGTCTGTGGATT GATATGAATGAACCAGCCAGTTTTGTTCAGGGCTCAGTGGACGGCTGTCCTGACACTGATCTTGAGAAACCTCCTTACACACCTA GGGTGGTTGGAGGCCAGTTGAACTCAGGAACTCTTTGTATGTCAGCTCAGCAGAAGCTGTCAACACACTACAACCTACACAATATGTATGGACTGATGGAAGCATATGCCACACACAG TACTCTTATGAAAGTACGAGGTAAGAGACCCTTTGTCCTGTCTCGCTCCTCTTACCCTGGGATTGGATCCTTCTCGGGAGTGTGGACAGGAGACGTCAGGAGTGACTGGGAGCAGCTTCGATACTCTATTCCCG CGGTGCTGCAGTTCAGCCTGTTTGGGGTGCCCTTGGTAGGGGCGGACATCTGTGGCTTCGGAGGTAATACCACTGAAGAGTTGTGTGTACGATGGATGCAGCTTGGTGCCTTCTACCCATTTATGAGAAACCACAATGACAAGCCAAATGCT CCTCAGGAGCCTTATGTATTTGGTCAGAAGGCCCAGGCTGCCATGCGGAATGTGTTGAACCTTCGTTACTCCCTCCTTCCATTCCTCTACACGCTCTTCCATCATGCACACACTTCTGCGGACACTGTTGCCAGGCCTCTCTTCATGGA GTTTCCCACTGACCATAATTGTCAGACCATAGATCAACAGTTCCTTTGGGGGAGTTCACTTCTCATTAGCCCAGTTTTAAAGCAAGGGGCAGTAGAAGTGACCGCGTATCTGCCCCCTGGCACTTGGTACAGTCTGCTTGAT GGGAAACCTTTCCACAGTAAGGGTCAGTATGTGATCCTGTCAGCCCCTCTGGACACCATCAACATCCACGTAAGAGAGGGACACATTCTCCCGCAGCAG GAGCCTGCTTTGACAACCACAGCCTCACGCAGAAACCCTTTCTTCCTGACAGTGGCACTGTCAGCAGGCGGTTTGGCCTGGGGGAACTTGTTCTGGGATGATGGGAACAGTCTTGACACCTATGAAACAGGAAACTATTGTTACGTTACCTTCTTTGCTGGACAG TCCCAGCTTGTAAGTGATCCTCTCAGGCTAAATGGGGTCCTTGATGATTTGGTACTGGGAGGGATGCGGGTGTTTGGGGTGCGCTCACCACCCCGCTACGTATTAGCCAATGGGGAAGAAGTCAGGGAGTTTGTGTACCACAGTGACACTGAG GTTTTGATAGTGACCAGCCTAGCCTTGCCCATGTCAAAGGTGTTTACAGTCCAGTGGGTTCTCTGA
- the samd9l gene encoding sterile alpha motif domain-containing protein 9-like, translated as MADGLEQSPESWNESQVSTWLRSIGVKDLYIEKLYEEEVNGQILLALNEDFLKKKICMKSGPAHLIIQKREELLYPQQKTQVKTKHGDGKKTELEQKNVKQKIPMKSEDPAAQSPVGNQDVLVDRHTAQEQPVAITKEDCKPRPFDQEGTDFIYVKHRVLQPESGAFDLIAPCHEFKSFAVAAELNQTRLQAKFAKEVLKFATGCMNIRSNGTIHFGVMDSKDDAGYVHGEIIGVPVKEKDIYVDALDYIERSFSSDKEHVRQCVRPPRFIEVMDRDSTEKRYVVEVDIVPSISVVKNKVYAVRLPNFKESNNKVEFEKETVLRRVGSKTEPVSDKDLGDFYHRVKDRDAQREEAEKNQFLCGPELCQDLGRKLTMLMTSGKKFIEKEKWFILVTNGLKPDDLYNIDWLINMNMFCVFDFDPDSKISGLCSRYLQHRAANMHSLQSYRISSDMSIKEFASQLHLFEQTSWIFCNGRSDFKGSEIPSDEMTWIKTKMTFLRECVSLICKQILPKGTFQVIFLLTSPVEKPLLHTFNEFFTDMEGHEDIICLCESQKNFQKWQSFAEGSCGKDTVNNFSVVGMKISHMNATLQQIQPVKACTRKHLPVFVKGTCLLETLEEEQMYSLEIVTVDHCDETSEDFIDEEKANIEGQFYHGGRVTWLNFWLAEHLYVGEVIERDAYQEASNLLNEALKCNVDQTPVNCINIYHHPGSGGSTVARQVLWNNRKDLRCAVVKASYSATVVAQHAVELREYEEKDPQRCLPVLLLIEDSDKEYLDDLRNELEVAINVKRIQNGTLCFILLSCRRSHDPERRCKESPLQNVAVTHKLSPQEKRKFAGKRRMLEEKYEPEFILTFVLMSEEFTVDYVQQFVTHLLQDINRNSVVTRLIHYVALLNSYVPNSFISQSHCEALLALTIHMERFRQHEFERSLSDQAKLVFLHLRDDKTHIDSIRIIHPLVAKEILHQLLGHKQTQSSLAMSLLHENVLFEHRFGRDEYLSFLRALFIRRSRISKGDEYDSFFSPLIEHVCENEKSPNKAIELLKEAFQCFHKDPFFAQQLARLHYTYEKFEEAKHWAETAAKQLPNNSYILDTKGQVYRKWFQAKCKALDNDNVSKTAQSTADAVETALKALECFQECERAANADMENVNSSGFFAEVEVGCSLLKLISSLQVFANKANGHSECMKYLLTDYIPEEVEVAWEPFHGRLKKLHKTMQDALEWISEDLSYFQTDIGAYEEETPESPEEKISHPLAWLAKKSSEYGKYFSEAYSNAILQHRETIPANLTPFQKRMIIYHFGGGNMTSILSKLTDQRDAVSLLEGILSLYPSNPLRAKFGQRDIVNYIVAHITLNCLSPQTQKAAPLKDLQTLCRQFPTDKRKCLPSALFLLTLLFWPEDHDTDPEKETKYENVQCAVEHLEKSYWTKMKDIPQRKRRIYTLFFLGNGQGLDKFVHKSKFESVTKVFSVSEKRMKWFKGEAWKMPEIATMLKRVSGWTEDGVVYLEGPQKKKFSIPPLYVPSVPHSNENITFYLGFTFRGPVACNIIVKKYKSKFEQ; from the exons ATGG ctGACGGACTTGAGCAGTCACCCGAGAGCTGGAATGAATCTCAAGTCAGCACCTGGCTGAGATCCATTGGAGTGAAGGATCTATACATAGAGAAACTCTATGAGGAAGAAGTAAATGGACAAATCCTCCTTGCACTAAATGAGGACTTTTTGAAGAAAAAGATTTGTATGAAATCAGGGCCTGCCCATTTGATTATTCAAAAGAGAGAAGAGCTCCTATACCCACAGCAAAAGACTCAAGTGAAGACAAAACATGGTGATGGCAAAAAAACTGAGTtggaacagaaaaatgtaaagcagaaaaTTCCTATGAAAAGTGAAGATCCTGCAGCACAGAGTCCTGTTGGAAATCAGGACGTCTTAGTGGATAGGCACACTGCTCAGGAACAACCTGTGGCTATTACAAAGGAAGACTGCAAACCACGACCATTTGATCAAGAAGGAACTGATTTCATATATGTAAAGCACAGAGTCCTGCAACCTGAATCAGGGGCTTTTGATCTGATCGCTCCGTGCCATGAATTTAAGTCGTTTGCTGTAGCTGCTGAGTTGAATCAAACAAGACTCCAAGCTAAATTTGCCAAAGAGGTTCTTAAATTTGCCACTGGCTGCATGAATATCCGATCAAATGGTACAATACACTTTGGTGTGATGGACAGCAAGGACGATGCAGGGTATGTGCATGGTGAGATAATTGGTGTCCCTGTAAAAGAGAAGGACATTTACGTGGATGCTTTGGACTACATTGAGAGGAGTTTCTCCTCTGATAAGGAGCATGTGCGCCAGTGTGTAAGACCACCCAGGTTCATTGAGGTAATGGATCGAGATAGTACAGAAAAGAGGTATGTGGTAGAGGTTGACATTGTGCCCTCAATAAGTGTTGTGAAGAACAAAGTATATGCAGTTCGTCTGCCAAACTTCAAAGAGTCAAACAACAAAGTAGAATTTGAGAAAGAAACTGTTTTGCGAAGGGTGGGTTCAAAAACAGAGCCTGTGAGTGACAAAGACCTAGGTGATTTTTACCATAGAGTCAAGGATCGGGATGCTCAAAGAGAAGAAGCTGAGAAAAATCAGTTCCTCTGTGGTCCAGAGTTATGCCAAGACCTTGGAAGGAAACTCACAATGCTAATGACGAGCGGAAAGAAATTCATTGAAAAGGAGAAATGGTTCATACTCGTCACAAACGGACTCAAACCCGACGACCTTTACAACATTGACTGGCTGATTAATATGaacatgttctgtgtttttgacTTTGACCCAGACTCAAAGATTTCAGGTCTTTGCAGTAGATATCTTCAACATCGTGCTGCAAACATGCATTCTCTGCAGAGCTATAGGATATCTAGTGACATGAGCATCAAAGAATTCGCAAGTCAGTTGCATCTGTTTGAGCAAACTAGCTGGATCTTTTGTAATGGCCGTTCTGACTTCAAAGGAAGTGAAATTCCATCTGATGAAATGACTTGGATCAAGACGAAAATGACTTTCCTGCGGGAATGTGTGTCTTTGATCTGTAAACAAATCCTGCCAAAGGGGACGTTCCAGGTGATTTTTCTTCTCACTTCACCAGTTGAAAAACCACTCTTGCACACCTTTAACGAGTTTTTTACAGACATGGAAGGCCATGAAGACATAATCTGCTTGTGTGAATCACAGAAAAACTTCCAGAAGTGGCAGAGTTTTGCAGAGGGATCATGTGGGAAGGACACTGTGAACAATTTCAGTGTAGTTGGGATGAAAATAAGTCACATGAATGCAACTCTGCAGCAAATACAACCAGTTAAAGCATGTACCAGAAAACACTTGCCAGTTTTTGTGAAAGGTACATGTCTACTTGAAACACTAGAAGAGGAACAGATGTATTCTCTGGAAATTGTAACAGTCGATCACTGTGATGAGACTAGCGAAGACTTTATCGATGAGGAAAAAGCAAACATTGAAGGCCAGTTTTACCATGGTGGAAGAGTGACCTGGTTGAATTTCTGGCTTGCAGAGCACCTGTATGTTGGAGAGGTAATTGAAAGAGATGCTTATCAAGAGGCTTCTAACCTTCTTAATGAAGCTTTGAAATGTAATGTAGATCAGACTCCGGTGAATTGTATAAACATTTACCATCATCCAGGAAGTGGTGGCAGCACTGTGGCAAGACAAGTGTTGTGGAACAACAGGAAAGACCTAAGGTGTGCAGTGGTGAAAGCCTCATACTCTGCTACTGTCGTCGCACAACATGCAGTTGAACTTAGAGAATATGAAGAAAAAGATCCACAGAGGTGTCTTCCTGTGTTGCTCCTTATTGAAGACTCAGACAAAGAATATCTGGATGATCTCAGGAATGAGCTAGAGGTTGCCATAAATGTCAAAAGAATCCAAAATGGAACTCTatgcttcattttattgagcTGCAGAAGATCCCATGATCCAGAGCGGAGATGTAAGGAATCTCCATTACAGAATGTGGCTGTCACTCACAAACTGTCTCCTCAAGAGAAGAGGAAGTTTGCTGGAAAACGCCGGATGCTCGAAGAAAAGTATGAGCCTGAATTCATCTTGACATTTGTTCTAATGAGTGAAGAATTCACTGTGGATTATGTTCAACAGTTTGTGACACATTTGCTGCAGGACATTAACCGTAACTCTGTTGTCACTCGTCTTATCCACTATGTAGCACTTCTAAACAGTTATGTTCCAAACTCTTTCATCTCTCAGTCCCATTGTGAAGCTTTGCTCGCTTTAACTATTCACATGGAACGATTTCGCCAGCATGAGTTTGAGAGATCACTCAGTGATCAGGCTAAACTGGTCTTCTTGCACCTTAGAGATGACAAGACGCATATAGACTCAATTAGAATAATCCACCCACTTGTTGCAAAGGAAATTCTTCACCAACTTCTaggacacaaacaaactcaaagcAGTTTGGCAATGAGTCTGCTTCACGAGAATGTTCTTTTTGAGCACAGGTTTGGAAGGGATGAATATTTGTCATTCTTAAGAGCACTTTTCATAAGGCGATCCAGAATAAGCAAAGGAGATGAATATGacagttttttctctcccctaATTGAGCatgtttgtgaaaatgaaaaaagcccAAATAAAGCAATCGAGTTACTCAAAGAAGCCTTCCAGTGTTTCCATAAAGATCCATTTTTTGCACAGCAACTTGCTCGACTTCATTACACATATGAAAAGTTTGAAGAGGCCAAACACTGGGCAGAGACAGCAGCCAAACAACTGCCCAACAACTCATACATACTTGACACAAAGGGGCAGGTGTATAGAAAATGGTTCCAAGCAAAATGCAAAGCTCTGGACAATGACAATGTATCAAAGACAGCCCAAAGTACAGCCGATGCAGTGGAGACTGCACTGAAAGCCCTGGAGTGTTTTCAAGAATGTGAGCGAGCAGCTAATGCAGATATGGAAAATGTGAACAGTTCAGGGTTTTTTGCTGAAGTTGAAGTTGGATGCAGTCTGCTCAAACTGATCTCTTCATTGCAAGTGTTTGCAAACAAAGCCAATGGCCATTCAGAATGTATGAAGTACCTGTTAACAGATTACATCCCTGAGGAAGTTGAAGTTGCCTGGGAACCATTTCATGGCCGTTTGAAGAAACTTCACAAAACAATGCAAGATGCTTTGGAATGGATTTCTGAAGACCTCAGTTACTTCCAGACAGACATTGGTGCATACGAAGAAGAGACTCCTGAAAGTCCTGAGGAGAAGATAAGCCATCCACTGGCATGGCTGGCAAAAAAGTCTTCAGAGTATGGGAAATACTTCAGTGAAGCTTACTCTAATGCAATTCTACAGCATAGGGAAACAATCCCAGCGAATTTAACTCCTTTTCAAAAACGCATGATCATCTACCATTTTGGTGGGGGTAACATGACGTCTATTCTTTCAAAGCTAACTGACCAGAGGGATGCAGTGTCTCTTCTAGAGGGTATCCTTTCTCTCTACCCAAGCAATCCATTAAGAGCCAAATTTGGTCAAAGGGATATTGTAAATTACATAGTGGCCCACATTACTCTGAACTGCCTGTCACCACAGACTCAAAAGGCAGCACCTCTGAAAGACCTACAGACACTTTGTCGTCAGTTCCCAactgataaaagaaaatgtttaccCAGTGCCCTCTTCCTGCTTACTTTGCTATTTTGGCCAGAGGATCATGACACAGAcccagaaaaagaaacaaaatatgaaaatgtgcaATGTGCTGTTGAACACCTGGAGAAAAGCTACTGGACCAAGATGAAGGACATTCCTCAGCGCAAAAGAAGGATTTACACTCTCTTTTTTCTGGGCAATGGACAAGGGTTGGATAAATTTGTCCACAAAAGCAAGTTTGAAAGTGTCACAAAAGTGTTCTCAGTTTCTGAGAAACGCATGAAGTGGTTTAAAGGCGAGGCATGGAAGATGCCTGAGATTGCTACAATGCTGAAACGTGTTTCTGGATGGACTGAAGATGGAGTAGTGTACCTTGAGGGCCCACAGAAAAAGAAGTTCAGTATCCCACCTCTTTATGTACCTTCAGTGCCTCATAGTAATGAAAACATCACATTCTACCTGGGGTTTACATTTAGAGGCCCTGTTGCATGCAACATCattgtgaaaaaatataaatcaaagttTGAACAATAA
- the gaa gene encoding lysosomal alpha-glucosidase isoform X2 codes for MGLLSVLTAPVVILAFALCLNAKHLFNHETTLVRSVRAKQHDLTAHERLANNNPANPQNSVRAKGPDSESSQEADIFKDNKCDVAPESRFDCGRDRLLSQKECEERGCCYVPLPDSAGPPWCFYPSVYPGYKMSPLTPTTRGQAATLTRDNPSYLPRDISTLSLEVTEEPAGCLHLILKDPSSPRYEVKLPAGVPQHKPGNRDSLYTTEYQSDPFGVIVRRKSSGKVIMNTTVAPLLFADQYLQLSTTLASPLVSGLGEHYTSLRLDLNWTSLTLWNRDIAPHADANLYGSHPFYIVQEGDGLAHGVFLLNSNAVEVMLQPTPALTWVTTGGILDLYIFMGPDAQSVVRQYLQVIGYPMMPPYWSLGFHLCRWGYTTTNITRSVAQRMHIANFPMDTQWNDLDYADKRRVFTFDPWRFGDLPNMVEEFHKRGMKYILILDPGISSSSPPGTYPPFDDGVKRDVFIKNATGQLLIGKVWPGPTAFPDFTNPETREWWEDCIREFYSKVPVDGLWIDMNEPASFVQGSVDGCPDTDLEKPPYTPRVVGGQLNSGTLCMSAQQKLSTHYNLHNMYGLMEAYATHSTLMKVRGKRPFVLSRSSYPGIGSFSGVWTGDVRSDWEQLRYSIPAVLQFSLFGVPLVGADICGFGGNTTEELCVRWMQLGAFYPFMRNHNDKPNAPQEPYVFGQKAQAAMRNVLNLRYSLLPFLYTLFHHAHTSADTVARPLFMEFPTDHNCQTIDQQFLWGSSLLISPVLKQGAVEVTAYLPPGTWYSLLDGKPFHSKGQYVILSAPLDTINIHVREGHILPQQWHCQQAVWPGGTCSGMMGTVLTPMKQETIVTLPSLLDSPSL; via the exons ATGGGTCTGTTATCTGTTTTGACTGCACCTGTTGTCATTCTAgcatttgctttgtgtttgaaTGCCAAGCATTTGTTTAACCATGAAACCACACTGGTCCGATCAGTCCGGGCTAAGCAACATGATCTCACAGCACATGAACGTTTGGCCAACAATAATCCAGCAAATCCACAAAATTCAGTAAGAGCAAAGGGACCTGACTCAGAAAGCTCACAAGAGGCTGATATTTTCAAGGATAATAAATGCGACGTGGCTCCAGAGAGTCGATTTGACTGTGGCAGAGACAGGCTTCTCAGTCAGAAAGAGTGTGAGGAGAGGGGATGCTGCTATGTCCCACTaccagactctgctggaccACCTTGGTGCTTTTACCCCAGTGTGTACCCTGGCTACAAAATGAGTCCCCTTACTCCCACGACACGGGGCCAGGCTGCCACTCTGACGCGTGACAACCCTTCTTATCTCCCCAGAGATATCTCTACTCTAAGCTTAGAAGTCACTGAGGAGCCTGCAGGTTGCCTGCACCTTATT TTGAAGGACCCATCATCGCCACGATATGAAGTTAAGCTTCCAGCCGGTGTTCCTCAGCACAAACCCGGTAACCGTGACTCACTCTACACTACTGAATACCAGTCTGACCCATTTGGCGTCATAGTGCGGCGGAAGTCCAGTGGGAAAGTAAT TATGAATACCACAGTAGCTCCCCTACTGTTTGCTGACCAGTACCTGCAGCTGTCTACCACATTGGCCTCTCCCCTAGTGTCTGGCCTTGGGGAGCATTACACTTCCCTTCGTCTGGACCTTAACTGGACTTCTCTGACTTTGTGGAACAGAGACATAGCACCTCAT GCCGATGCCAACCTCTATGGCTCACATCCATTCTACATTGTACAGGAGGGGGATGGCCTGGCTCATGGAGTTTTCCTTCTCAATAGCAATGCAGTTG AGGTGATGTTGCAGCCGACTCCAGCTCTCACCTGGGTGACTACTGGTGGAATACTGGACCTGTACATTTTCATGGGTCCTGACGCTCAAAGTGTTGTACGACAGTACCTTCAGGTCattg GCTATCCTATGATGCCTCCCTATTGGTCACTGGGCTTTCATCTGTGCCGTTGGGGATACACAACCACAAATATAACACGCAGCGTTGCACAACGCATGCACATTGCCAACTTTCCCATG GATACGCAGTGGAATGATCTGGACTATGCAGATAAGCGCAGGGTTTTTACCTTCGATCCCTGGCGGTTTGGGGACCTCCCAAACATGGTGGAGGAATTCCATAAGAGAGGCATGAAGTACATCCTTATTCTG GACCCAggaatcagcagcagcagtcctcCTGGAACTTATCCTCCTTTTGATGATGGAGTTAAACGTGATGTCTTCATTAAAAACGCTACAGGACAGCTCCTGATAGGGAAG GTTTGGCCTGGCCCAACAGCCTTTCCTGACTTCACCAACCCAGAAACCAGAGAGTGGTGGGAGGACTGCATCAGAGAGTTTTATTCTAAAGTTCCTGTTGACGGTCTGTGGATT GATATGAATGAACCAGCCAGTTTTGTTCAGGGCTCAGTGGACGGCTGTCCTGACACTGATCTTGAGAAACCTCCTTACACACCTA GGGTGGTTGGAGGCCAGTTGAACTCAGGAACTCTTTGTATGTCAGCTCAGCAGAAGCTGTCAACACACTACAACCTACACAATATGTATGGACTGATGGAAGCATATGCCACACACAG TACTCTTATGAAAGTACGAGGTAAGAGACCCTTTGTCCTGTCTCGCTCCTCTTACCCTGGGATTGGATCCTTCTCGGGAGTGTGGACAGGAGACGTCAGGAGTGACTGGGAGCAGCTTCGATACTCTATTCCCG CGGTGCTGCAGTTCAGCCTGTTTGGGGTGCCCTTGGTAGGGGCGGACATCTGTGGCTTCGGAGGTAATACCACTGAAGAGTTGTGTGTACGATGGATGCAGCTTGGTGCCTTCTACCCATTTATGAGAAACCACAATGACAAGCCAAATGCT CCTCAGGAGCCTTATGTATTTGGTCAGAAGGCCCAGGCTGCCATGCGGAATGTGTTGAACCTTCGTTACTCCCTCCTTCCATTCCTCTACACGCTCTTCCATCATGCACACACTTCTGCGGACACTGTTGCCAGGCCTCTCTTCATGGA GTTTCCCACTGACCATAATTGTCAGACCATAGATCAACAGTTCCTTTGGGGGAGTTCACTTCTCATTAGCCCAGTTTTAAAGCAAGGGGCAGTAGAAGTGACCGCGTATCTGCCCCCTGGCACTTGGTACAGTCTGCTTGAT GGGAAACCTTTCCACAGTAAGGGTCAGTATGTGATCCTGTCAGCCCCTCTGGACACCATCAACATCCACGTAAGAGAGGGACACATTCTCCCGCAGCAG TGGCACTGTCAGCAGGCGGTTTGGCCTGGGGGAACTTGTTCTGGGATGATGGGAACAGTCTTGACACCTATGAAACAGGAAACTATTGTTACGTTACCTTCTTTGCTGGACAG TCCCAGCTTGTAA